The Microcoleus sp. bin38.metabat.b11b12b14.051 genome segment AATCGACGCTCTAGGGCGGCATCGCGCTCGATGTGCTTGCGGTACTCATCAAGGGTTGTAGCGCCGATACACTGGAGTTCGCCTCTTGCCAAAGCCGGCTTGAGAATGTTAGCTGCGTCGATCGCGCCTTCCGCCGCACCAGCACCGATCAAAGTGTGTACTTCGTCAATCACCAAAATCACGTTACCCGCGGTGCGGATTTCGTCCATGATTTTTTTGAGGCGCTCTTCAAATTCGCCCCGGTACTTGGTACCGGCGACGAGAAGGCCGATGTCGAGGGTGACGACGCGCTTGTCTTCGAGAATATCTGGAATATCGTTATTAGCGATGCGCTGGGCCAGGCCTTCGGCGATCGCAGTTTTGCCAACTCCAGGTTCACCGATGAGCACCGGGTTATTCTTAGTACGGCGACCGAGGATTTGAATTACCCGTTCGATTTCTTTTTGCCGACCGACTACGGGGTCAAGCTTACCATCGACGGCCATTTGAGTCAGGTTAGATCCGAACTCATCGAGGGTTGGGGTTTTGGTGCGAGCACCGCCACCAGTGGCTGCGACTTCTGCGGTTTCTCCCAGCATCCGAATCACTTGGGTGCGGACTTTCGACAAGTCTACTCCCAGATTTTCCAGGACTCTAGCCGCGACTCCTTCACCTTCGCGGATCAGACCCAGCAGCAGGTGTTCAGTACCTATGTAATTGTGTCCGAGTTGGCGAGCTTCTTCGAGGGACAGTTCTAGAACCCGCTTAGCGCGAGGGGTGAACGGAATTTCGACTGCTACGAAGCCCGAACCGCGCCCGATAATTTTTTCGACCTCAATCCGAGCATCTTTGAGGTTAACCCCCATTGATTTGAGGACTTTCGCCGCAACTCCGGTTCCTTCCCCGATCAGACCCAAGAGGATCTGTTCTGTCCCTACGAAGTTGTGACCCAGGCGGCGAGCTTCTTCCTGGGCCAACATGATTACTTTTATTGCTTTTTCTGTGAAGCGTTCAAACATGGTTTATTCCCACCTGCTATGTGCCCGTTTTGAGGTCACGCTCGCACAACGAGCGCTTTTGTTCGAGTGTTAACTCGTAATGCCAATTCTAGCGCGACACTCCCACCGCAAAAGCCGCACTCGGCTGCGGTTGCAGATTCCAGGCTCATGTTGCAGGGTGGCTTTCAACTGGGAAGACCCAAATGGTGGCTGACCTACAACCTCCCCTAGACTGCAAGAAGATTGCTCTTCTCGGCCTGTGCCCAACCTACGACTACGTATTGATGGATTCTAGCACAATCTTTTTTGCTCTTACGTGCGATCGCCAAGTCATAAATCTGGAAGTGTGTGGAGGTTGCTTCACGAGAGTTATGTGTTACGGGTGCGATCGAGCTTTTCGATGTTAATCCATTGCGCGAATCGCAGGGGAGTCAGAAACCGGGTTTTTGGAGAAAATCTTTCGCTGTAGCCGTCAAATTAATTGAAAAACCCGGTTTCTTTGGTCAGGAGTGCGTCCGGTGTAATTGTCACGCGCTTGGCTTAGCTCTCAAGTAGCGTTCCTCAACTTTGAGGATTTAAAATTCACAGCGGTCTCTACAAAACCGCATAAAAGTCAAGCCTAAAAGATCCTTGTCGGGAACTGTAGTTGCGAAGCCCACAAACCCTCAATCTTAGCAATCAATTCACCTCCAGCCCAGAGAAAGGTTTGAGTGATGAGGTTTTGTGCCTCAATATTCGTACCGCCCAAAATTACATCAGTTACTGGATTAAAGTTAACTATTTTGGCGTAATCATTTCCACCATTGGCTGAGTACCAATTTGTGGTGCGATCGCCAATATAAAATGCGTTTAGTCTGGCGCTAGGGTTGCCAATTAAAGTATCTACCTCATCACTAGACATTGTGTTGGTGTCTGTACCTTTGAGTAAGTTTAGACCCGTACCACCTTGTAGAACATCGTTGCCAGAACCCCCAAAAAACCTATTAGTGCCGTTTCCACCAGTCAGATAATCATTACCCCGATCGCCATAAATGTCATTAGTCCCATCTCCGCCATTAATGATGTCAATTCCCTCGCCGCCGTAGATGGTGTCATTACCTATACCAGCACCGAGAATATCATTACCGTCATCACCATATATCTGATTATTCCCATCTCCGCCATCAACCGTGTCATTTCCAGCCCCGCCGAAGATGATGTCATTACCTATGCCACCAAAAACAAGATCGTTGCCGTTACCAACATTATAAGTATGGTTGCCGTTGTTGTTGTAATATTTCGCAAAACTCCCACTTAATCTAAATTCGTCGTCTCTGTTAGTCCCATAGATGAAGCGATCGTTGATTCCGCCAGCAGCTTTAGCAGCAACCAGAAACAAAGGATTATCTTGAGCATCAACGGGAATCACTCCTTCATGCACTTGAAGAGAGTTAGGAGAATCTCCTTTATAGAAGTTTGGTCGAAATGGATGATTTGCCTGCGTGTCGTTCAAACCCAAAATATTTGTTGCTAAACGAGAATTGCCGGCTGCATCATTCACCAAATTTGTGTAGGCGGTCACGACACGACCGTGTTGAGCAGTGGTGTCTGCATTGGGGCCGAAGTCAAACAGGAAAGATTCCCTGGCCGTTCCAGCTTGAGCTTCATTTCCTGATACACTACTGATGCCATTAAAACTTCTTCTTGAAGCCGCAGCATTAAGATCTAAGCGTTTGATTGGGTCTGCAATTCCTCCCTTTTTATCTAATACGTATCCATTTGATAGGTCAGTATCGAAGCCATTAGTTGTATCGTATGGACTCACGGATCTTGCGCTATTTGATGCTGGGTCAAGGGCTGTAACCGAACCAACTTGACTCCCATAGGCAGTATTGAAAGTGGCGGCAAGTTCGCTGGCAAGGTGAGCACCAAGACTATGACCAACAATATTCAGTGCTGCGGCTGGCATTCCCCACTCAACAAGTTTGTTTTGGATTGCCGTTGCTACTGGGGTAATCCATGAACCAGACCTGTAAAGGTCTCCTCTCAAGATCCCTAATGTTGCATTATTTGTTGGGGTGCCACTCACTTGAGTCCAGTCAAGGGCTAAAACTGTATCGTTTGGGTTAGCATCATTGATGACTCTGGCTAGAGTTGCATCAAAAGAATCGCTGGGTGCTGTGAAACCAGGAATCAGCAACCATACTTTTTCACCAGTCCATCGATCCGCAGAGGGAAGGGAGAAGGGCGCACGGATATTTATTTGACGCTGACTTGGACTAAAAGCATTCGTAGGTGGTCTGTTAGTTTCACCACCTGTTACCAAAAACGGAGTATTTATCGATGTCATCGTCCATTCCTCTCAAGTTAAGTTCGTAAAGATGATTATTAGTTTGCCTTTTTAGACTTTCTCCACAAGTGAACTCCACCCAATCCCAAAAAAGCCAAAAATGAGGCCAAGGGGGAGGCGTTCTCTGGTACGGGAGTAGATTCAGGAGAAGATTCGTTAATTTCTAAGGTCACGATCCCCGAACCTTCAATAGTTCCATTTCGCAAGGCGTAAAGAAATATCTGGGAATCTAAGAACCCAAATGCGTCATTTCCAGATGCAGAAAAAAGTTGTAAGGCAAATTGAGTCGGAATTCCGTTAGAGAAAAATAAAACAGGAGCGTCTGGGAATTGGTCAACATCACTGGCCGTATAGGTGATAGGAGTTAAACCCTCCGCAAAGTCCAGAAATCTAAAGTTCAGAGATAGCAGTCCCGGTCGAGTTCCATTTCCACCATTGATGGTCATGGATTCCGAGCCCACTTTGGTTAGATGAGTATCGTCGTAAGCAAAGTCACCCGTGTAAACACCGCCCAAGTCCCCACCAGTGACGTTGACTTTGATTGTGCCTCCTATTGTAGCTGCCATAGCGGTCGCTCCTGGAAATGTGGATATTAAATATATCCCAAGGATAGCGGTCAGTCCAAATTTTATCTTCATTGGATATTCCTGATTTGAAAGGCTTCACCCACAGCAGCGAGTTTGTTTTCGTGTGTAGCAGCAATTAACGAAAACAACATCTTGAGATACAAATTAAAGCTTCTTATCGGTATTGTAAATCCGTAAATTTACTAGATTTATTTGCCAAAACAACTAAATACTTTAAAAGTCTAAGTAATTCTATTTACGCTCAGCTTCAAGTTAGGTTGGTAAAGATGATTATTAGTTTGCCTTTTTAGACTTTCTCCACAAGTGAACCCCACCCAAGCCCAAGAAAGCCAACAATGAGGCGAAGGGAGAAGAGTTCTCTGGTACAGGAGTAGGTTCAGTAGTAGGTTCAGTAATTTTTAAGGTAACAATCCCATCACCTCCATTAGTTCCATTCTGCAAGGCGAAAAAAAATGCCTTGGGATCTAAGAACCCAAATGCGTCATTTCCAGATTCAGAAAAAACTTGTAAGGCAAATTGAGTGGGAATTCCATTCTCGAAAAGCAAAACTGGAGCGTTTGGGAAGTTGTCCACATCATTGACCGTATAGGTAACAGGAGTTAATCCTGTTACAAAGTCGAGAAATCTAAAGTTAAAAGATAGCAGTCCCGGTCGAGTTCGGCTTCCACGACCATTGATGCTCATGGATTCTGAGCCGGCTTTGGTCAGGTATGTGTCGTCGTAGGCAAAGTCACCTGTGTAGACCCCCGCGAAGTCGCCCCCACTTACGTCAACCCTGATTGTGCCTCCTATTGTAGCTGCCATAGCGGTCGCTCCCCCTAATGTGGATATCAAATATGTTCCAAGGATAGCGGTCAGTCCATATTTTATGTTCATTAAATATTCCTGATTTGAAAGGCTTCACCCACAGCAGTGAGTTTGTTTTCGTGTGTAGCAGCAATTAACGAAAACAACATTTTGAGATACAAATTAAAGCTTCTTATCGGGATTGTAAATCCGTAAATTTACTAGAGTTTTTGATTCAAAATCACGAAATATTGTGAAAATCTCAGTAATTAAATCTACGCCGTGCTCTCAAAAGACTCGGCGCGCGAATATTTATTTGACGCTGACTTGGACTAAAAGCATTCGTAGGTGGTCTGTTAGTTTCGCCACTTGTCACCAAAAACGGAGTATCTATGACTGCCATTGTCTATGCCTCTCAAATTAGGTTATAAAGATTATTTTTTGGGCTTTTTCGACTTGATCGACAAGGGAACTCTACCCAAGCCCAAAAAGGCTAACAATGAGGTAAAAGGGGAGAAATTCTCCAATACAGCAGTAGGTTCATTAATTTCTAAGGTCACAGTCCCCTGACCTTGAATAGCTCCATTTCGCAATACAAAGTAAAATATCCCAGGATCTCCAAACATAAATCCGTTATTTCCACCCCAAACTCCAAGATCGTTATTTCCAGCAAGAATACTATGCAAGCAAAATTGACTGGGAAGTCCGTTCTCGAAAGCTAAAACAGCACAGTTCGAGAAGTCTAAAACCTCATTTTCTGTATAGGTGACAAGAGTTGAGCCTCTAGCAAAGTCCAGAAATCTCAATTTAAAAGATAGCAGTCCCGGTCGATTTCCATTTGCACCACTAATATCCATGACCTCCGTGCCGACTTTGGTCAGATGTGTATCATCGTAGGAAAAGTCACCAGTGTAGACACCCGCGAATTTGGGATCGTTGACGTAGGCGACATCGACGTTGACTTTGATTGTGCCTGTGATTGTCGCCATAACGGTCGAGGCTCCTCATGTGGTAAATATGTCCCAAGGATAGCGGTAAGTCCATATTTTATGTTCATTAGATATTCCTGCTTTGAAATGCTTTACCCACAGTAGTGAGTTTGTTTGGGTGCATCTCAATGAAGGCAAATATGTTTGTAGGGGCGAAGCATGACCGTAGTCAATATGGGATTGTAACTAATAACTTATATGCGGTCATGCTTCGCCCTCTTCAAAAGTGAGATGCACCCGTTTGTTTTCGTGTGTAGCAGCAATTAACGTAAACAACATCTTGAGATAGAGATTAAAGCTTTTTTGCCGTATTTCAATCCGTAAATTTACTAGAAATTACGCACTCCGAACCAATAAACTGGGTTTTACGAAACCTACTGGTTGCAACGAATTATTGTTGTAAAAACCCGGTTTATTGGCGTTCACGCAGAATATCAACTATGCTCGATCGGAATTAATATGACCCGAAATTTGGAGACGGCAGTACCGTTTTCATAGAATTAATTGAGGTAGAAGAATGGCATTATCATGTCCTAATTTCGGTGGTATCGAAATTGATAGAACTCTGATTGAATTCTTGAAAAATTACACTCAAAAATCAAAACTATCGATCGCCCCTTGCCAGTTTTTCTGCCGCAGCCGATCGCAAATTTTCACTTTTTCATTCGCCAAATATTGCTGAAATTCGGGTTTTTCAATGCCGCTGCGCCACATAATCGCAGCATCTTCTCCGGTGTCTGGGTAGTATCTTTTTCGCCGTCCAGCTTCCTTAAAGCCAAATTTGTGGTACAGAGACAGTGCGACAGCATTAGAGGCTCGCACTTCTAAAGTTGCCCTTTCTAGCTGTCTGCGGTTTGCCGATTTTAGCAAAGCCCAAAGCAGAGCTTGTCCCAAACCCTGACCTTGAAAGCGCGGATCGATCGCCAAAATGGTAATGTGAGCTTCTTCTAAAATTGCCCACAGACAACCCAAACCGATGAGAATTTGGGGCATTTTTAGGGGTTCTCCCCCCGTACTCACCGGGTTTTGGGAGGTGAAAATATCAACAGACTCAAGTTCGCTGTCCAATTTTGCCGATCGGCAGTCCCCGGTTGCGGATGCCCACAAACCCAGTAAATCGCTATTAGGACTATCTAACTCGCGCCTGTAGCCTTCGATCGTCCAAAGTCCGCCAAAACAGAGGCGATCGAGCTCTACTGCACTGTTGAGGTGTTCGGCGGCGAGATGTTTGATTCCGAGAAAAGGCACAGGGGATTTTAGATTTAATAATTACTCAAAAGCATCAATCTGGGCGCTGATGACCCAATTGCTTGCCGTCAATTGTACACTGGAGAACACAGTAAGGATAGTTATTGCGCGATGGTATTAACTCAATCTATCGAAAAAGTGGAATCTGGACTTCAGTATCTGTCTAAGTCTCAAGAACCCAGGGAAAGTCGATCGCCCAATCAAGAGCTTTTACCGCTGACAGCCAGCGTCAACAGTAAGAATCATTTGGAAATAGGAGGCTGCGACGTAACAGACTTGGTAGAGAAATTTGGCTCGCCACTGTACATCTTAGACGAAGAAACGCTGCGGGCGACCAGCCGCCAGTACCGAGAGGCTTTTAAGCGGTACTATCCGGGCGAATCTC includes the following:
- a CDS encoding alpha/beta fold hydrolase; translated protein: MTSINTPFLVTGGETNRPPTNAFSPSQRQINIRAPFSLPSADRWTGEKVWLLIPGFTAPSDSFDATLARVINDANPNDTVLALDWTQVSGTPTNNATLGILRGDLYRSGSWITPVATAIQNKLVEWGMPAAALNIVGHSLGAHLASELAATFNTAYGSQVGSVTALDPASNSARSVSPYDTTNGFDTDLSNGYVLDKKGGIADPIKRLDLNAAASRRSFNGISSVSGNEAQAGTARESFLFDFGPNADTTAQHGRVVTAYTNLVNDAAGNSRLATNILGLNDTQANHPFRPNFYKGDSPNSLQVHEGVIPVDAQDNPLFLVAAKAAGGINDRFIYGTNRDDEFRLSGSFAKYYNNNGNHTYNVGNGNDLVFGGIGNDIIFGGAGNDTVDGGDGNNQIYGDDGNDILGAGIGNDTIYGGEGIDIINGGDGTNDIYGDRGNDYLTGGNGTNRFFGGSGNDVLQGGTGLNLLKGTDTNTMSSDEVDTLIGNPSARLNAFYIGDRTTNWYSANGGNDYAKIVNFNPVTDVILGGTNIEAQNLITQTFLWAGGELIAKIEGLWASQLQFPTRIF
- the rimI gene encoding ribosomal protein S18-alanine N-acetyltransferase, which produces MPFLGIKHLAAEHLNSAVELDRLCFGGLWTIEGYRRELDSPNSDLLGLWASATGDCRSAKLDSELESVDIFTSQNPVSTGGEPLKMPQILIGLGCLWAILEEAHITILAIDPRFQGQGLGQALLWALLKSANRRQLERATLEVRASNAVALSLYHKFGFKEAGRRKRYYPDTGEDAAIMWRSGIEKPEFQQYLANEKVKICDRLRQKNWQGAIDSFDF